GCGGAACAAACCCACGATATCCGAATCGCCAAGATTGGAAAATTGGATCAAGGAAGAGGCTCTGTAACTTATGATTCTTCTTTTTCAGGAACGGATGGTTTTTTGACAGAGGAGCAAGGGATTCTGCTGACGCTTTGTTTTGCAGACTGTGTCCCGCTTTATTTTATTGAACCGGAGACGAGAATGATCGGAGTCGCTCATGCCGGCTGGAAGGGCACTGTTCACGGTATTGCAGCGGAGATGGTCAGCAAATTTCAGCAAAATGGCGCAAAAACAGAAAAAATTTCTGCCGTTATTGGCCCATCAATATGCAAAAAATGTTATATTGTTGATGAGAGAGTCGTCAATTTAGTGAAAAATATACTAGATGGTGTCGATATATTACCATATAATCAAGTTAGTGAAGGACAATTTTCTCTCGATTTAAAGGAATTGAACCGTCAGATCCTGTTAAGAGCAGGAGTGGAAGACGGGAATATACATGTAACCGATTATTGCACTAGCTGCCATAGTGAGCATTTCTATTCCCATAGACGGGATAAGGGGAATGCAGGCCGAATGATGGCTTATATCGGCTGGAAGGAGGATAGCCGTCCATAATGAAGGTCAGAGAAAATCTGGAGGTTATCCAGAGTCAGATTGCAGATGCCTGTAAAAAAACCGGGCGCATTCCAGAAGAGGTCAAAATTATTGCCGTCACTAAATATGTTTCACCAGAACGGGCCCAGGAAGCCATTGATGCAGGAGTCACCCATCTGGGTGAAAACCGGGATGAGGGACTGCTCCATAAAATTGGCCAATTAGAGGACAAGCCGGTCTGGCATTTTATCGGGACGCTGCAAACGAGAAAAGTGAAAAACATCATTGAACATGTTACATATATCCATTCATTGGACAGGCTTTCACTTGCAAAGGAAATCAATAAGCGGTCCGAATCAAAAGTGAGATGTCTCATCCAGGTCAACGCATCCGGTGAAGAGAGCAAGCATGGGTTAAGACCGGAGGATGTCATTGGTTTTGTACAAGAACTGAAGCAGTTTACGAATATTGAAGTAAGCGGACTAATGACGATGGCCCCTTTTACAGAGGATGAGCAAGTGATCAGGGATTGTTTCAGGACAATGAAAAGGCTGCAAGCAGATATACAATCGCTGAAGTTTGATTATGCACCATGTAATGAACTGTCGATGGGAATGTCAAATGATTTTCAAATAGCTGTTGAAGAAGGATCAACAATGGTGCGTATTGGCACTGCCTTGGTAGGCAATGAATCGGAGGTGCATTAATATGAGCTTAAAATCAAAAATTAAGACATTTTTTTTCCTGGAAGATGAATATGACTATAATGATGAGGAAATGCTCGAGGAAGAAGCTGAGCCTTTCAAGCCGAATAAACAGCCTGTTCAGCAAAAGCAGAATGTAGTAAGCCTGCAAAGTGTGCAAAAGTCTTCGAAGGTGATCCTGATGGAGCCAAGAATGTATGCGGAAGCACAGGAAATTGCAGACCATCTGAAAAATCGCCGGGCAGTCGTTGTGAACCTGCAGCGTATCGAACAGGACCAGGCAAGGCGTATCGTAGATTTCCTCAGCGGAACAGTTTATGCGATCAGCGGGGATATCCAGCGGATCGGCATGAATATCTTCTTATGTACCCCGGATAATGTGGAAGTCACAGGAAATATTTCTGAATTGATGCAGGAGCGGGATTACCAAGAGTCGAGGTGGTAGAGTAAATGGATTTAGTAATAGGCATAATAGCTCAATTAGTCAGTCTTTATCAATGGGCCCTGATTATTTATATTTTCATGTCATGGTTCCCGAATGCCAGAGAAACAACAATAGGACAATTTTTAGCACGTATTTGCGAACCTTTCCTGGAGCCTTTCCGACGGATTGTTCCTTCAATCGGCATGATTGATATTTCGCCAATCGTTGCCTTCCTTGTATTGCGTTTTGCTGTCAGCGGGTTGTATCAGCTGGCTGCATGGTTTTAATAAGGATAAATTCTTGTCTTGCAGGGTCTGAATCAGGCCCTGCTTATTTTCTATTAAAGGTATTAAAGGAGTACAAAAATGAGTATCTACCAGCACTTCCGACCTGAAGAACGGGAATTTATCGATCAGGTCATAAACTGGAAGGAATATGTTGAACAAAACTATGCTCCGAAATTGACTGATTTCCTGGATCCCAGGGAACAGCAGATTTTATCTACAGTGATCGGCAAGCATCCAGATGTTAAGTGGGAGCTATTTGGCGGTGCTCCAGGTACAGAGAGAAAACGGGCATTTCTTTACCCAGAGTATATGGAAGCAAAAGTAGAGGATTTCCAGATTAAGCTTTTTGGAATTGATTATGCAAAGAAATTTGTGAATATTGAACACCGTCAAGTTTTGGGCAGCTTGATGTCTCTCGGACTGAAGCGCGGAAAATTTGGAGATATCCTGATTGAGGGTGATGTGGTGCAATTTTTCGCAGCAGACGAAATCGCTGATTACATTCGGCTTCAACTGGAATCAATCGGCAGGGCATCGATTGGCTTGTCCGAGCTTCCACTTGAAAATGCAGTCATCTCTGCTGAAAATTGGAATGAAATGAACACTACAGTATCGTCCTTGCGGCTAGATACGGTCATATCAGCGCTATTCAATCTCTCAAGGCAAAAATCCCAGCTGCTCATCCAGCATGGCCAAGTAAAGGTTAATTGGACTGCGATCGAAAATACTGCTTTTGAATGCGGTGAAGGTGATGTCATTTCCGCACGTGGTTACGGCCGTGCGAAAATTATCACAATTGAAGGGAAAACAAAAAAAGATAAATATCGAGTTATTGCCGGGAGAAAAAAATAATTATATAGTAATAGAAGAAGGATTTTTAGTTTATTTGTCGAATCATTGCTTTAAGTACATAAAGGATTATAACTTAATGGGAGGTGGCGTCATGCCTTTAACGCCGTTAGATATACACAACAAAGAATTCAATAAGGGATTTCGCGGGTATGATGAAGATGAAGTAAATGAATTTCTTGACCAGGTGATCAAGGACTACGAACTAATTATCCGAGAGAAAAAAGAGCTAGAAGAAAAATTGAATGAAATGAATTCAAGGCTTGGCCATTTTACAAATATAGAAGAAACCTTGAATAAATCGATTGTGATCGCGCAGGAAGCAGGGGAAGAAGTCCGCCGCAACGCGCAAAAGGAAGCGAAGCTGATCGTCAAGGAAGCAGAAAAGAACGCTGACAGGATCATTAATGAATCTCTATCCAAGGCACGAAAAATCGCCCTTGAAATTGAAGAATTGAAGAAGCAGTCCAAAGTATTCAGAACAAGGTTCAAAATGCTGATCGAAGCGCAGCTTGATATGCTGAACACTGATGATTGGGATCATCTGCTTGAATATGAATTGGATTCAACAGAATTGAAGGCTGCTGCTAGAGAAGAAGAAGATTCACTGGCTTGACGCGGGGACGTTATTTCGCATATAATTTCATAACAAAGTGCAATACATGACAGAAACGATGACAGGGACAGTATGGCGTTCCAGTTGCTTGCTTTTCAGCGAAATGGGGAAGGTGGAAGCCCATTGCAAGCGGATTGCCAGAAAATCACCCGATAGTTCCGAGCTGAACATCCTTTGGGATCAGTAAGCACAGGCGTGACATTCGCGTTAAGAATGCTAAGAGGACAGGATGGTGAATCCTTGTCTATTTAGGGTGGTACCGCGGGAATATAAACCTTCTCGTCCCTTTTCAGGGATGAGGAGGTTTTTTTATTTTCAGAAATCGTATTCTTTCATGATTGCTACGGTAAAAATAGGAGGATCAATTTAATGGAGTACAAAGATACTTTGCTCATGCCGAAGACCGAGTTTCCAATGCGCGGAAACCTTCCGAACAGGGAACCTGAAATCCAGGCAAAATGGGAAGAAATGAATGTTTACGAAAAGGTTCAAAAGCACACAGAAGGACGTCCGCTGTTCATCCTGCATGACGGACCTCCATACGCTAATGGAGACATCCATATGGGCCACGCACTTAATAAAATCCTCAAAGATTTTATCGTCCGTTATAAATCAATGAGCGGTTTTTGCTCGCCATATGTACCTGGCTGGGACACTCACGGTTTGCCAATCGAGCAGGCATTGACTAACAAGGGTGTAAAACGAAAGGAAATGACTGTAGCTGAGTTCAGGAAGCTTTGTGAAGAGTATGCATACGAGCAAATCAATAACCAGCGTGAACAGTTCAAACGTCTTGGTGTTCGCGGAGACTGGGAAAACCCTTATATCACATTGAAGCCTGAATATGAAGCACAGCAAATCAAAGTATTCGGGGATATGGCCAAAAAGGGATACATCTACAAAGGGAAAAAACCTGTTTATTGGTCTCCATCAAGTGAGTCTGCACTTGCAGAAGCAGAAATCGAATATCAGGATAAGCGTTCTGCATCCATCTATGTTGGTTTCCCTGTAAAAGACGGCAAAGGTGTTCTTGACCAGGATGTCGAAATTGTCATCTGGACGACAACACCATGGACGATTCCTGCAAACCTTGGAATCTCCGTTCACCCAGAATTGACGTACGTTGTTGTAGAAGCTGATGGAAGGAAATTCCTTGTTGCTGAAGAACTTCTAGAAGCAGTTACGAATGAAATCGGCTGGGAAAATACTTCCACAGTTAAAAAACTTGCAGGTAAAGAGCTTGAAGGTGTTCTTGCAAAGCACCCATTATACGATCGCACTTCGCTAGTCATGCTTGGCGAGCACGTAACGACTGATGCTGGTACAGGATGTGTCCACACTGCCCCAGGACACGGGGAAGATGACTTCCATGTTGGCCAGAAGTATGGACTTGAAGTTTTATGCCCTGTAGATGATAAGGGTGTTATGACAGCTGAGGCAGAAGGCTTTGAAGGTTTATTCTATGATCAGGCGAACAAGCCAATCACAGAAAAGCTTGAAGAAGCTGGTGCTTTACTGAAGCTAAGCTTCATCACACATTCATACCCGCATGACTGGAGAACGAAAAAACCTGTTATCTTCCGTGCTACAGCACAATGGTTTGCGTCTATCAAAGATTTCCGCGGCGAATTGTTAAAAGCTGTTGAAGAAACAAAATGGGTACCAGCATGGGGCGAAACAAGACTATTCAATATGGTCCGTGATCGCGGTGACTGGTGTATCTCCCGTCAGCGTGCATGGGGCGTTCCAATCCCGGTATTCTATGCTGAAAATGGCCAGGAAATCATCACGGATGAAACAATCGACCATGTCTCAAACCTTTTCCGTGAGCATGGTTCTAATATCTGGTTTGAAAAAGAAGCCAATGAATTGCTTCCAGAAGGCTTTAGCCACCCTGGAAGCCCTAATGGCAAGTTTACGAAAGAAACGGACATCATGGATGTTTGGTTCGATTCTGGTTCATCACACCAGGCAGTACTTGTAGAGCGCGATGATCTTCAGCGCCCGGCAGACCTTTATCTTGAAGGATCTGACCAATACCGCGGCTGGTTCAACTCATCATTATCTACAGCAGTTGCAGTAACAGGCAAAGCACCTTACAAAGGAGTCCTTAGCCACGGTTTTGCACTTGATGGCGAAGGCCGCAAGATGAGCAAATCAATCGGTAACGTTGTCGTTCCTGCAAAGGTTATGAACCAGTTGGGTGCCGATATCCTGCGACTCTGGGTGGCATCCGTCGATTATCAATCCGATGTACGTGTTTCTGACGCGATTCTGAAGCAGGTTGCTGAAGTGTACCGAAAAATCCGTAACACATTCAGATTCTTGCTCGGCAACCTTTCTGATTTCAACCCTGCAACTGATGCAGTGCCATTCGATCAGCTGCGCGAAGTTGACCAGTTCATGCTCGTGAAGTTGAACAAGTTGATCAAATATGTGCGCAATGCATATGACAATTATGAATTTGCAGGCGTCTACCATGCGGTCAATAATTTCTGTACTCTAGACCTAAGTGCATTCTATCTGGATTTTGCAAAGGATGTCCTGTATATCGAAGCTGCAGATAATTCTGAGCGACGAGCTATTCAGACGGTATTACACGAGAGTCTGCTTGCATTGGTGAAGCTGACAGCACCGATCCTTTCTCATACAGCGGATGAGGTTTGGGGATTCATCCCTTCAGCTGACGAAGACAGCGTCCAGCTGACAGATATGCCTGAACCGAAGGAAATCGCAAATGCAGAAGCACTTGAAAACAAGTGGAATGCATTCATGAAGCTTCGTGACGATGTCCTAAAGGCTCTTGAAGAAGCAAGGAACGACAAGGTCATCGGTAAATCGCTGACTGCGAAGGTTTCATTATACGTAAACGACAGCACTAAAGAGCTTCTGGATTCAATCTCTGAAAACTTAAGCCAGCTGTTCATTGTTTCAGGGTTCGAAGTGGCAGGAAGCTACGACCAGGCTCCTGACAACGCGATGAAGCTTGAAAATACAGCGATTGTTGTTACAAAAGCTGAAGGCGAAACATGTGAGAGATGCTGGGTTGTGACTCCAGAAGTTGGCAAAGTTGAAGAGCACCTAACATTATGTGAACGCTGTGCAACTGTTGTAAAAGAAAATTACTAAATAATTTTTGAACTCCGGGTTTTGGCCCGGAGTTTTTTTATGTTGCCAATTATCATCCTGCTTGGGAAATCCTGCAGTACATGTAAAAAGTTTAGCTGAGTCAGCATCATGACTATGGAAATAATAGCTGTAAACAGGAACGGGGGCAGATATATGGAAGGTAATCTTGATTACATTTACAGTGAGCTCCGCGAAACGAGAACAGAATTGTTAGCGTACCTGAATCATGGCCAGAAAGATGAGAGGATTTTGCAATACATTGTTGATGAATTGAACGACATAGAAACTGCGTTGGAGAAAATGGAATTTGGCGAGTATGGCAAGTGCGAGATATCTGGAGAATATTTACCCTACGAGTTTTTGCAGACCATACCTACAGCCAGATCAGCGAATGAATTGGAGCAACTCGAACAATACTGGCGCAAGCCCATCTACTCGTGACTATTTGTATTGAGAATTGATTTTCAACTTATAGTGAACTGGAAAAAATCATTGATAATTTCCAAGTCGCCAATAAAATTCGGTTTTCGCCAATAAACTGCTCATTATCGCCAATAAAATGAAATTATCGCCAATAAAAATTCTAAATCGCCAATAAAAATAAAAAATCGCCAATAAACCAATTGTTCAGTGCAAACTTTGTTAAAACTCTGGTCCAAGACCGGTAATTTCGTTTGAATTTCTCTTTTATTAGTTGTTTTACCACCTTATGAAATCAATAACATAACTAAAATTTATAATATCTGTCGTTTTAATCTGTTATGTGCTAAAATTCAAAGGTAATGAATTGATGTGGAGGTTACCTTTGTGTTTTATTACATAATTGCACTGTTTGTTATTTTGCTTGACCAGGTTACTAAATGGTTTATTGTCAAAAACATGGAGCTTGGAGACAGCATAAAGGTCATAGAGAATTTCTTGTATATTACTTCGCACCGTAACCGTGGTGCTGCATGGGGAATCCTGCAGGGACAAATGTGGTTCTTCTATGTCATTACCATTATCGTGGTAATTGGCCTTGTCGTCTATATTCAAAAAGCAGCTAAAGGCAAACTTCTGCTGGGTGTTTCGCTTGGTTTCATGCTGGGCGGGGCGATTGGGAATTTTATCGACAGGGTATACCGAAAGGAAGTTGTTGATTTCATCAACACCTATATTTTTGGATACGATTTCCCTATCTTCAATATCGCGGATTCTGCGCTGGTGATCGGTGTGGGTTTACTGATGATTGACATGATCAGGGAAGAGAGAGAGGCGAAAAGAAAAGCTTATGGAGAAAATGGAACACATCATCAGTGAGGACCAGGCTGGTGACAGAATAGATAAAGTAGTTTCGACACTTGATGCAGAATGGTCGAGGAGCCAGGTGCAGCAATGGATCAAGGATGGCAGCGTTCTTGTCAATGGAGCTCAAGTCAAAACAAATTATAAATGCAGCTTGAATGACACGCTGGAAATCACCATTCCGGAGCCAGAAGTGCTAGATGTAATTGCTGAGGAAATGGACCTTGAGATTCATTATGAGGACGCAGATGTTCTTGTTGTGAACAAACCGAAGGGAATGGTCGTCCATCCAGCGCCTGGACATATGACTGGAACGCTTGTTAACGGGCTGATGGCGCATTGCAAGGATTTATCAGGCATTAATGGCGTTCTCCGCCCGGGTATCGTCCATAGGATTGATAAGGATACTTCTGGACTTTTGATGGTTGCCAAAAATGATTTGGCACACGAAAGCCTGGTAAACCAGCTTGTAGCTAAAAGTGTTACTCGCAAATACAAGGCTCTCGTCCACGGAAATATCCAGCATGATCATGGTACAATCGATGCTCCGCTTGGGCGCGATCAAAGAGATCGCCAGAGCATGACAGTGGTCGATAATGGCAAACATGCTGTCACGCATTTTAATGTTCTTGAACGGTTTAAGGATTTTACGTTTGTTGAGTGTCAGCTTGAAACGGGCAGGACGCATCAAATCCGTGTTCATATGAAATACATCGGCTATCCGCTGGCTGGAGACCCGAAATATGGCCCGAAAAAGACGCTCGATCTTGGCGGACAGGCATTGCATGCTGGACTGCTTGGTTTCGATCATCCAAGGACAGGGGAGTACCTAGAGTTTGAAGCTCCGCTGCCTGAATATTTCGTTGAGCTTTTAACCGATCTTAGAGAAAATCGTTGACAAAGTTCAACATCTATTTTAAGATGACTATAGTTTAATAAGTCCTTTAAAGACAGTCCCGTGAGGCTGAGAAGGAAACGGATTTGCGACAGGCATACGATGTGTGCTCTGCAGCATATGACACCACACGTTTACCCTCTTGCCTAAACAGACAAGAGGGTTTTTTAGTTTCCGTTTTCCATAGACAGAGAAGGAGTGAAAACAAATGGCTGAAAAAGCGGTTGTGCTCGACAACCAGGGAATCCGCAGGGCACTTACGAGGATTGCCCATGAAATCATTGAAAGAAACAAGGGTATCGAAGACAGCGTGCTTGTCGGAATACGCACCAGAGGGATTTATATCGCCAAAAGACTGGCGGAAAGAATCCGTGAGATTGAAGGAGCAGATATCCCGGTAGGTGAGCTCGATATCACACTGTATCGCGATGACTTGACGAAGAAGACCGATGACCAGGAGCCTGAGGTAAAAGGATCGGATATCCCGGTCGATATCTCGAATAAAAAGGTGATTCTGGTGGATGACGTTCTCTACACAGGCAGGACAGTCCGTGCAGCGATGGATGCATTGATTGACATCGGCCGGCCGGCGACCATCCAGCTTGCAGTGCTGGTCGACAGAGGACACAGGGAGCTGCCGATCAGGGCAGACTTTGTAGGAAAGAACATCCCGACATCAAGTTCGGAAAGAATCGTCGTCGAACTTCAAGAAGTTGATGAAGAAGAACGCGTAAGCATTTTTGAAAAATAAATAGTACCCTTTTAAATGCAGTCCAGAGAGGCTGAAAAGGGGGGAGCGCATAGCTGATGGCTTTGTGCGGGCTTTTTTACCCAAACCCTCTTTGCACCTTCTGGCAAAAAGGGTTTTTGTTTTTAAAACAGAGAGGGGAATTAATATGAACAAGCCAATCCTAGATATTAAAGATGTACCATCACCATTCCAATGGTTCACACTTAGCCTTCAGCACTTATTCGCCATGTTTGGCGCGACAATCCTTGTACCTTACCTGGTCGGCTTAAGCCCGGCAATCGCTTTGATTTCAAGCGGGCTTGGAACGATAGCCTTCCTGATCATCACTAAATTCCAGGTTCCGGCTTACCTGGGATCATCCTTCGCTTTCATCGCTCCAGTCATAGCTGCCAAAGCGGGCGGAGGACCTGGTGCCGCAATGATAGGAACATTCCTTGCGGGACTTGTTTATGGAGTTGTTGCTCTAATTATCAAGAAGGCAGGATACCGCTGGATCATGCGCTTGCTGCCACCGGTCGTAGTCGGTCCAGTCATCATTGTCATTGGACTCTCACTTGCAGGAACAGCGGTTAGCATGGCAATGAATGTCCCTGGAACTTCTGAGTACAGCTTGATTCATTTCTCTGCGGCATTAGTTACTCTTGCAGCGACAATCGTCTTCTCGATTTATGGAAAGGGAATGCTCAGCATGGTCCCAATCCTTGCCGGAATCATTGTGGGTTATCTTTACTCAATGGCAATAGGCATCGTAGACTTCAGTGGAGTAAAAGAAGCAGATATTTTCGAGATGCCAGACTTTATCTTCCCATTCGTTCATTACAATGTAAGTATCAGCTGGGAAATCGTCATGCTGATGGTCCCGGTAGCAATCGTTACATTGTCCGAGCATATCGGACACCAGCTTGTTCTGAGCAAGGTTGTCGGCAGAGACTACATTAAAGAGCCAGGTCTTCACCGCTCCATCCTCGGAGACGGAATGGCGACGATGATTTCAGGCTTGATCGGAGGACCGCCAAAGACGACTTACGGTGAAAACATTGGTGTACTTGCGATTACTAGAGTGTACAGCGTGTATGTACTGCTTGGTGCAGCCATCATTGCGACAGTATTCGGATTCATCGGGAAAATCACTGCGCTGATCAGCTCAATCCCAACACCTGTTATGGGCGGCGTCTCAATCCTGTTGTTCGGGATCATCGCTTCATCAGGTTTGAGAATGCTTGTCGACAGCAAAATCGACTTTGGCAACACACGTAACCTGGTCGTCTCATCAGTTATCCTTGTAATTGGGATTGGTGGAGCATTCATTAAGCTAAATGAAAACTTTGAAATACATGGCATGGCTTTAGCTGCCCTGATTGGTGTCATCCTTAACCTTGTCCTGCCTGGAAGGCCGGAAATTGAAGAAGATATGTTTGAAGTGGAAAATGAAAAAAAACTGAGCAAAAGAACGATGTAGCATAGTACCACCTTTTAATAGAGTCCAGAGAGGCTTAAAAGGGTGTTATGAGCGAACCGGCTTATTCAAGATGGACGCAAACCTGGCAATACCGGGTTTATGCCGGCAAGCTCATAATCAAGCACCCTGTTGAACAGAAAACAGGGTGCTTTTTTTCTTGCAAAAATAGTAGGGGGGATCAGCGATGAAATGGGATTTGCTGACAACATCACAGCTTAGTGCAAAGGAAATACAGGAAATCATCCTGTCTGCGAGTGAATTTGCCAATGGGAAGACCTGGAAGCCAAAAGAAAAGCTGTTCATCAGCAATTTATTTTACGAGCCAAGCACGAGGACGAAGTCGAGCTTCGAGATGGCGGAACGGAAGCTTGGACTTGAGGTGATCCCGTTTGAGGTCCAGACATCCAGTGTACTGAAAGGTGAGACATTGTACGACACCGTAAAAACACTCGAAGCAATCGGCACCAACGCAATCGTTATCAGGCATAGTGCAGACAGTTATTTTTCAGAACTCGAGAAAGGCATTTCGATTCCAATCATCAATGCCGGTGACGGAAAAGGGCATCATCCAACTCAATCATTGCTGGACCTGATGACAATCCAGCAAGAATTCGGAAGTTTTACCGGGCTTACAGTCACGATCATCGGTGATATCCTCCACAGCCGGGTCGCCAGGTCTAATGCAGATGCACTTTTGAGACTTGGAGCAAAAGTGATTTTTTCAGGACCTGAAGATTGGGTGGATCAAAATCAGCTTCCCGCTGGCAGCTGCTATATGTCAGTAGACGAGGCGGTCGAGTTGGCAGATGTAGTCATGCTCCTTCGTGTCCAGCATGAACGGCATGATGGCAAGCTCCTGTTTGATAAGAATGAGTACCACCGAAACTATGGTTTAACGCTTGAAAGAGAGAGGCTCATGAAAAAGGGAAGCATCATCCTCCATCCTGCACCGGTCAATCGCGGCGTCGAAATCGCAGATGAGCTAGTTGAAAGTCCAAGGTCACGTATTTTTAAGCAAATGGAGAATGGTGTGTACATTAGGATGGCAGTGTTAAAAAGAGCGCTTGAAAATAGAAATGGAGGAATGGAATATGTCGATGCTAATCAAAAATGGCAAACTAGTTACTGAAAACGGATTTGAATCAGTAGATATTTTAATAGAAAACGGAAAAATCACAGAAGTTGGCGCTCAAATCTCTGCAGATGCTGAGCAAATTATTGATGCTAAAAGTAAGCTGGTTGCCCCTGGATTGGTTGACCTGCATGTACACCTGCGCGAACCAGGCGGAGAGAAAAAAGAAACGATTGCAACAGGGACACTGGCTGCAGCGAGGGGCGGCTTCACAACAGTAGCCGCAATGCCGAACACAAGACCTGTTCCGGACTCAAAAGACCAGATGGAATGGCTTCAGAGAAAAATTGCGGAAACAGCTTCCGTAAGGGTTCTGCCATATGCATCAATTACTGTGCGCGAGCTTGGCCAGGAGCTTACTGATTTTGAAGGTATGAAAGAAGCAGGTGCATTCGCACTGACAGATGATGGTGTGGGTGTCCAGTCGGCCGGAATGATGCTTGAAGCAATGAAAAGGGCAGCACAGCTGGATATGGCAATCGTCGCTCATTGCGAAGACAATACATTGATCAATAAAGGTTCACTTCATCAGGGAAGAAAAGCTGCTGAACTGGGAATCAACGGAATCCCTTCAGTGTGTGAATCTGTACATATAGCAAGAGACATCCTGCTTGCAGAAGAGGCAGGCTGCCACTACCATGTCTGCCATATCAGCACGAAAGAATCTGTCAGGGCAGTCCGGGACGCAAAAAGATATGGCATTAAGGTCACAGCGGAAGTTACACCACATCACTTGTTATTAAATGAAGATGATATAACAGGAAATGATGCCAACTATAAAATGAATCCACCCCTAAGGAGCAAGGCAGACCACGAGGCATTGATCGAAGGGCTTTTGGACGGGACGATCGATTTTATCGCAACTGACCATGCACCGCATACAACTGAGGAAAAAGCTGAGGGTATTCAGCTTGCACCTTTTGGGATTGTCGGCCTTGAGACAGCATTCCCGCTCTTATATACACATATGGTCAAAACAAATATCATGACCTTAAAACAGTTGATTGAGTTTTTGACTGTCAAACCAGCAAAAGCATTCGGATTGCCTTATGGGGAGCTAAAAGCTGGCGCGGCAGCCGATGTCGTATTGATTGATCTTGATGAAGAAAAAGAAATCAATCCAGAGGAATTTTTATCAAAAGGAAAAAATACACCATTCGCAGGCTGGAGCTGTAAGGGATGGCCTGTAATGACGATTGCTGAAGGAAAAATTGTCTGGGAAAAGGGAGTTGTGACAACATGAAAAAACAGTTGATCTTGGAAGATGGCACGGTATTTGTTGGAGAAGGCTTTGGCAGTGAAACGACAACGATGGGGGAAGTTGTGTTCAACACAGGAATGACAGGCTACCAGGAAATCCTGTCTGATCCATCATACTGCGGACAAATTGTGACACTGACATATCCGCTAATCGGGAATTATGGAATCAACCGGGATGACTTTGAATCAATCAGCCCTGCTGTCCAGGGTCTCGTCGTGAAAGAAAATGCTGAATTTCCATCCAACTGGCGCTCAGAACTATCTTTGGATGCTTATCTTAAAATGAAAAACATTCCGGGGATCTCTGGAATCGATACTAGAAAGCTGACAAAAATCATTCGTAAGCATGGAACCTTGAAGGGTACAATTTGCGGGATCGATGAAAATCCCGAGGAAATTATTGCGACTCTAAAGAGCAAATCCCTGCCAAACAATCAGGTAATGCAAGTATCTACGAAAACAGCTTACCCAAGTCCAGGTC
This window of the Mesobacillus jeotgali genome carries:
- a CDS encoding solute carrier family 23 protein encodes the protein MNKPILDIKDVPSPFQWFTLSLQHLFAMFGATILVPYLVGLSPAIALISSGLGTIAFLIITKFQVPAYLGSSFAFIAPVIAAKAGGGPGAAMIGTFLAGLVYGVVALIIKKAGYRWIMRLLPPVVVGPVIIVIGLSLAGTAVSMAMNVPGTSEYSLIHFSAALVTLAATIVFSIYGKGMLSMVPILAGIIVGYLYSMAIGIVDFSGVKEADIFEMPDFIFPFVHYNVSISWEIVMLMVPVAIVTLSEHIGHQLVLSKVVGRDYIKEPGLHRSILGDGMATMISGLIGGPPKTTYGENIGVLAITRVYSVYVLLGAAIIATVFGFIGKITALISSIPTPVMGGVSILLFGIIASSGLRMLVDSKIDFGNTRNLVVSSVILVIGIGGAFIKLNENFEIHGMALAALIGVILNLVLPGRPEIEEDMFEVENEKKLSKRTM
- a CDS encoding aspartate carbamoyltransferase catalytic subunit; translation: MKWDLLTTSQLSAKEIQEIILSASEFANGKTWKPKEKLFISNLFYEPSTRTKSSFEMAERKLGLEVIPFEVQTSSVLKGETLYDTVKTLEAIGTNAIVIRHSADSYFSELEKGISIPIINAGDGKGHHPTQSLLDLMTIQQEFGSFTGLTVTIIGDILHSRVARSNADALLRLGAKVIFSGPEDWVDQNQLPAGSCYMSVDEAVELADVVMLLRVQHERHDGKLLFDKNEYHRNYGLTLERERLMKKGSIILHPAPVNRGVEIADELVESPRSRIFKQMENGVYIRMAVLKRALENRNGGMEYVDANQKWQTSY
- a CDS encoding dihydroorotase, with product MSMLIKNGKLVTENGFESVDILIENGKITEVGAQISADAEQIIDAKSKLVAPGLVDLHVHLREPGGEKKETIATGTLAAARGGFTTVAAMPNTRPVPDSKDQMEWLQRKIAETASVRVLPYASITVRELGQELTDFEGMKEAGAFALTDDGVGVQSAGMMLEAMKRAAQLDMAIVAHCEDNTLINKGSLHQGRKAAELGINGIPSVCESVHIARDILLAEEAGCHYHVCHISTKESVRAVRDAKRYGIKVTAEVTPHHLLLNEDDITGNDANYKMNPPLRSKADHEALIEGLLDGTIDFIATDHAPHTTEEKAEGIQLAPFGIVGLETAFPLLYTHMVKTNIMTLKQLIEFLTVKPAKAFGLPYGELKAGAAADVVLIDLDEEKEINPEEFLSKGKNTPFAGWSCKGWPVMTIAEGKIVWEKGVVTT